The following proteins come from a genomic window of Achromobacter deleyi:
- a CDS encoding HAD family hydrolase — protein MPAPAPRLVIFDCDGVLIDSEIIAARAQSRALAEHGIAITPQEAARRFAGIPDADMWQTLQEENARPLPPDFPSQYADRLQDTFRQELRALPGVHETLAALRQRGIEYCVASSSTPPKLEAALKLVGLWDAFAPHVFSTAQVAHGKPAPDVFLFAARQMRTAILECVVVEDSVPGVRAARAARMRAVGYIGASHNGPDQRQRLLDEGAFEVISDLQRLSEII, from the coding sequence ATGCCTGCGCCTGCCCCGCGCCTGGTCATTTTCGATTGTGACGGCGTCCTGATCGACAGCGAAATCATCGCCGCGCGCGCCCAGTCGCGCGCGCTGGCCGAACACGGCATCGCCATCACGCCGCAAGAAGCCGCCCGACGGTTCGCCGGCATCCCCGACGCCGACATGTGGCAGACCCTGCAGGAAGAGAATGCGCGGCCGCTGCCGCCGGACTTCCCGAGCCAGTACGCCGACCGCCTGCAGGATACCTTCCGCCAGGAGTTGCGCGCGTTGCCCGGCGTGCACGAGACCCTGGCGGCGCTGCGCCAGCGCGGCATCGAATATTGCGTGGCCTCCAGCAGCACGCCGCCCAAGCTGGAGGCGGCGCTCAAGCTGGTGGGGCTGTGGGACGCGTTCGCGCCGCATGTGTTCAGCACGGCGCAGGTGGCGCACGGCAAGCCGGCGCCGGATGTGTTCCTGTTCGCCGCGCGGCAGATGCGCACGGCCATCCTGGAATGCGTGGTGGTCGAGGACAGCGTGCCGGGTGTGCGCGCCGCCCGCGCCGCGCGCATGCGCGCGGTGGGCTACATCGGCGCCTCGCACAACGGGCCGGACCAGCGCCAGCGCCTGCTGGACGAAGGCGCCTTCGAGGTCATCAGCGACCTGCAGCGCCTGTCGGAGATCATCTAG
- a CDS encoding c-type cytochrome: MKTRTAFIAALGFSALLQTPLACAENINGKNLFQQRCAMCHGADIKGTGPLARKSNPPTPDLTTAAFRKRLIDYPGVIVSSVILRPNGDLIPKTLRENGVKVPPHAWTVKDFRDLNEYMTGVIAKSR; this comes from the coding sequence ATGAAAACAAGAACAGCATTCATCGCCGCGCTGGGATTTTCCGCGCTGCTGCAAACACCGCTTGCCTGTGCCGAGAACATCAACGGCAAGAACCTCTTCCAGCAGCGCTGCGCCATGTGCCACGGCGCGGACATCAAGGGCACCGGGCCCTTGGCCAGGAAAAGCAATCCGCCCACCCCAGACCTCACCACCGCCGCGTTCAGGAAGCGGCTGATCGACTATCCGGGCGTCATCGTGTCGTCGGTCATCCTCCGTCCCAATGGCGACCTGATTCCCAAGACGCTGCGCGAGAACGGCGTGAAAGTGCCGCCGCACGCCTGGACGGTCAAGGATTTCCGCGACCTGAACGAATACATGACCGGCGTGATCGCCAAGAGTCGTTGA
- a CDS encoding DMT family transporter: MWAGTSYALAAGLMWGLVFVGPLLLPEYPAALQSVARYLAFGLIAMPLAWLDRKALRQLGRADWIEALKLAAIGNLLYYLCLASAIQRAGGPVPTMIIGTLPVVIAICANLRNARRDGRLPWKRLAPSLVLIALGIACVNQVELQALRQEADADLSRYAIGAVLALAAVACWTWYPLRNADWLRNHPGRSPRTWATAQGVATLPLALAGYGLLWAGMAATGSDFAMPLGPRPDVFLGLMIIIGLFSSWLGTLCWNEASQRLPTALVGQLIVFETLAALAYAFILRGSMPQPLTLAGIALLMIGVLSAVRVKPEPLPA, from the coding sequence ATGTGGGCAGGAACCTCTTACGCCCTGGCGGCCGGCTTGATGTGGGGGCTGGTATTCGTCGGCCCCTTGCTGCTGCCCGAATACCCCGCCGCCCTGCAATCGGTGGCGCGCTACCTGGCGTTCGGCCTGATCGCCATGCCGCTGGCCTGGCTGGACCGCAAGGCGCTGCGCCAGCTCGGCCGCGCCGACTGGATCGAGGCGCTCAAGCTGGCGGCCATCGGCAACCTGCTGTACTACCTGTGCCTGGCCAGCGCCATCCAGCGCGCCGGCGGCCCGGTGCCGACCATGATCATCGGCACGCTGCCGGTGGTGATCGCCATCTGCGCCAACCTGCGCAACGCGCGCCGCGACGGCCGCCTGCCGTGGAAGCGGCTGGCGCCCTCGCTGGTGCTGATCGCGCTGGGCATCGCCTGCGTCAACCAGGTGGAACTGCAGGCGCTGCGCCAGGAGGCCGACGCCGACCTGTCGCGCTACGCCATCGGCGCGGTGCTGGCGCTGGCCGCGGTCGCCTGCTGGACCTGGTATCCGCTGCGCAACGCCGACTGGCTGCGCAACCATCCGGGCCGCAGCCCGCGCACCTGGGCCACCGCCCAGGGCGTGGCGACCCTGCCGCTGGCGCTGGCCGGCTACGGCCTGCTGTGGGCCGGCATGGCCGCCACCGGCAGCGACTTCGCCATGCCGCTGGGGCCGCGCCCCGACGTGTTCCTGGGCCTGATGATCATCATCGGCCTGTTCTCCTCGTGGCTCGGCACGCTGTGCTGGAACGAAGCCAGCCAGCGCCTGCCGACGGCGCTGGTCGGGCAACTGATCGTGTTCGAAACGCTGGCTGCGCTGGCCTACGCCTTCATCCTGCGCGGCAGCATGCCGCAGCCGCTGACGCTGGCCGGCATCGCCCTGCTGATGATCGGCGTGCTGAGCGCGGTGCGGGTGAAGCCCGAGCCGCTGCCCGCTTAA
- a CDS encoding AraC family transcriptional regulator yields MASFLPSAGGVPVAPDARPEPLIAGVPQAFDHPNDRAEFRRPAHRPGIELYRAHIIRHAFEPHTHEAFGLGAIETGVERFRYRGAEHLAPPGSVVRMNPDELHTGRAETEGGWRYRMAYIDPAVVAQVAGEADWWFDCAVSHDAASAQRVTALLDALWQAREPLAFDSALHALLAEFRRHARVPRPPRPEGAPRFGRVIDYLRANLARRLTLEELAEVAGLSPFHFLRSFQAQYHATPQQTLMALRLFEAKRLLAAGETPAQTALAAGLTDQAHLTRAFTRRYGVTPARYQKQVRA; encoded by the coding sequence ATGGCCTCATTCCTGCCTTCCGCCGGCGGCGTCCCTGTCGCCCCCGACGCGCGCCCCGAACCGCTGATCGCGGGCGTGCCGCAGGCTTTCGACCATCCCAATGACCGCGCCGAATTCCGACGTCCGGCGCACCGGCCAGGCATCGAGCTGTACCGCGCCCACATCATCCGCCACGCCTTCGAGCCGCACACCCACGAGGCCTTCGGCCTTGGCGCCATCGAGACCGGCGTGGAACGCTTCCGCTACCGCGGCGCCGAGCATCTGGCGCCGCCGGGCTCGGTGGTGCGGATGAATCCCGACGAACTGCATACCGGCCGCGCCGAAACCGAAGGCGGCTGGCGCTACCGCATGGCCTACATCGATCCCGCCGTGGTCGCGCAGGTGGCCGGCGAGGCCGATTGGTGGTTCGACTGCGCGGTCAGCCACGACGCCGCCAGCGCGCAACGCGTCACCGCCCTGCTGGACGCGCTGTGGCAGGCGCGCGAACCGCTGGCGTTCGACAGCGCCCTGCACGCGCTGCTGGCCGAATTCCGCCGCCACGCCCGCGTGCCGCGGCCGCCGCGCCCCGAAGGCGCGCCGCGCTTCGGCCGCGTCATCGACTACCTGCGCGCCAACCTGGCGCGACGCCTGACGCTCGAGGAACTGGCCGAGGTGGCCGGACTCAGCCCGTTCCACTTCCTGCGCAGCTTCCAGGCGCAGTACCACGCCACGCCGCAGCAGACGCTGATGGCGCTGCGCCTGTTCGAGGCCAAGCGCCTGCTGGCCGCGGGCGAAACGCCGGCCCAGACCGCGCTGGCCGCCGGCCTGACCGACCAGGCCCACCTGACCCGCGCCTTCACCCGCCGCTACGGCGTCACACCCGCCCGCTACCAGAAGCAAGTGCGCGCCTGA
- a CDS encoding RNA polymerase sigma factor produces the protein MTAAAGSAATHRAIEAVWRIEAASVIAGVARLVRDVGLAEELAQDALVAALERWPATGVPDNPGAWLMTTAKNRARDRLRLDAIHRRKHEQIGHELEALQADVEPDFVEALDAARQDDIGDDLLRLVFTACHPLLSTEARVALTLRLLGGLSTAEIARAFLASESTIAQRIVRAKRSLTAARVPFEVPGPQERAARLASVLEVIYLIFNEGYAATSGQDWMRPALCDEALRLGRILAQLTPGDSEVHGLVALMELQASRLHARSDAEGRPVLLLEQDRGRWDTLLIRRGLAALERAESLGGASGPYALQAGLAACHARARQPQDTDWPRIVALYDALAQAMPSPVVELNRAVAVGMAFGPQAGLDLADELARDPALANYHWLPSVRGDLLAKLGRHAEALAEFERAAGMTRNDREREMLLARAAAMRTAG, from the coding sequence ATGACCGCGGCGGCCGGATCGGCGGCAACCCACCGCGCCATCGAAGCCGTCTGGCGCATCGAGGCCGCCAGCGTCATCGCCGGCGTCGCGCGGCTGGTGCGCGATGTCGGCCTGGCCGAGGAACTGGCCCAGGACGCGCTGGTGGCCGCGCTGGAGCGCTGGCCGGCCACCGGCGTGCCGGACAACCCGGGAGCGTGGCTCATGACCACCGCGAAGAACCGCGCGCGCGACCGCCTGCGGCTGGACGCGATCCACCGCCGCAAGCATGAGCAGATCGGGCATGAGCTCGAAGCGCTGCAGGCCGACGTCGAGCCCGACTTCGTCGAGGCGCTGGACGCCGCGCGCCAGGACGATATCGGCGACGACCTGCTGCGGCTGGTGTTCACCGCCTGCCATCCGCTGCTGTCGACCGAGGCGCGCGTGGCGCTGACGCTGCGCCTGCTGGGCGGGCTGTCCACCGCTGAGATCGCGCGTGCCTTCCTGGCCTCGGAATCCACCATCGCGCAGCGCATCGTGCGGGCCAAGCGCAGCCTGACCGCGGCGCGCGTGCCGTTCGAGGTGCCCGGGCCGCAGGAGCGCGCGGCGCGGCTGGCCTCGGTGCTGGAAGTGATCTACCTGATCTTCAACGAAGGCTATGCCGCCACCTCCGGCCAGGACTGGATGCGGCCGGCGCTGTGCGACGAGGCGCTACGGCTGGGCCGCATCCTGGCGCAGCTGACGCCCGGCGACAGCGAAGTCCACGGGCTGGTGGCGCTGATGGAATTGCAGGCCTCGCGCCTGCATGCCCGCAGCGACGCCGAGGGCCGTCCCGTGCTGCTGCTGGAACAGGATCGCGGCCGCTGGGACACGCTGCTGATCCGGCGCGGCCTGGCGGCGCTGGAACGCGCCGAAAGCCTGGGCGGCGCCAGCGGCCCGTATGCGCTGCAGGCCGGCTTGGCCGCCTGCCATGCGCGGGCGCGGCAGCCGCAGGACACCGACTGGCCGCGCATCGTGGCGCTGTACGACGCGCTGGCGCAAGCCATGCCGTCGCCGGTGGTGGAACTGAACCGCGCGGTGGCCGTGGGCATGGCGTTCGGGCCCCAGGCCGGCCTGGACCTGGCCGACGAACTGGCGCGCGATCCGGCGCTGGCCAACTATCACTGGCTGCCGAGCGTGCGCGGCGACCTGCTGGCCAAGCTCGGCCGTCACGCCGAGGCGCTGGCGGAATTCGAGCGCGCCGCCGGCATGACGCGCAACGACCGCGAGCGCGAGATGCTGCTGGCGCGCGCCGCGGCCATGCGGACGGCGGGATAG
- a CDS encoding VOC family protein produces the protein MHKQIFVNLPIADMAKSQAFFKSLGFSFNPQFTNDQGACMVVGDNIYVMLLVKDFFQGFTNKPIVDAKGATESLIALSCESRAEVDDLVARAKAAGGSAPRPPQDHGFMYGHGFDDLDGHIWEVFYMEPGATPQA, from the coding sequence ATGCACAAGCAGATCTTCGTCAACCTCCCCATCGCCGACATGGCGAAATCGCAGGCCTTCTTCAAGAGCCTGGGGTTCAGCTTCAATCCGCAATTCACCAACGACCAGGGCGCCTGCATGGTCGTCGGCGACAACATCTACGTCATGCTGCTGGTGAAGGATTTCTTCCAGGGCTTCACGAACAAACCCATCGTCGATGCCAAGGGCGCCACCGAATCCCTGATCGCGCTGTCCTGCGAAAGCCGCGCCGAAGTCGACGACCTGGTCGCGCGCGCCAAGGCGGCGGGCGGCAGCGCGCCGCGCCCGCCGCAGGACCATGGCTTCATGTACGGACACGGCTTCGATGACCTGGACGGCCACATCTGGGAAGTGTTCTACATGGAACCCGGCGCGACGCCGCAAGCATGA
- a CDS encoding YciI family protein yields the protein MRFMIIVRANADSEAGKLPEASLLDAMATYHEGLAKAGVLLDASGLQPSSKGWRVHYDDQGQRKVIDGPFADTKELVAGYTVIQVRSREEALQWTLRFPDPFPGQPCAIEVRQMYELDDFGPGQEIDRFRELPGNGQ from the coding sequence ATGCGATTCATGATCATCGTTCGCGCCAACGCCGACAGCGAAGCCGGCAAGCTGCCCGAAGCCAGCCTGCTCGACGCCATGGCGACCTACCATGAAGGCCTGGCCAAGGCCGGCGTGCTGCTCGACGCCAGCGGCCTGCAGCCGTCCTCCAAGGGCTGGCGGGTGCACTACGACGACCAGGGCCAGCGCAAGGTCATCGACGGGCCGTTCGCCGACACCAAGGAACTGGTGGCCGGCTACACCGTGATCCAGGTGCGCTCGCGCGAGGAAGCGCTGCAATGGACGCTGCGCTTTCCCGATCCCTTCCCCGGCCAGCCCTGCGCCATCGAGGTGCGCCAGATGTATGAACTGGACGATTTCGGCCCCGGCCAGGAAATCGACCGCTTCCGCGAACTGCCCGGCAACGGCCAGTGA
- a CDS encoding YciI family protein, protein MPYMLLIVEPTGQRAERTPEQGRDAYAQMQRYAEGLQARGLLARAESLKSDKDGVRLRVRDGQRTLVDGPFAEAKEMIGGFFLLTCDDREQALALAAECPAAQWATVEVRELGPCFM, encoded by the coding sequence ATGCCGTACATGCTTCTCATCGTCGAACCCACCGGCCAGCGCGCCGAGCGCACCCCCGAACAGGGCCGCGACGCCTACGCGCAGATGCAACGCTACGCCGAAGGCCTGCAGGCGCGCGGGCTGCTGGCGCGCGCCGAATCCCTCAAGTCCGACAAGGACGGCGTGCGCCTGCGCGTGCGCGACGGCCAGCGCACGCTGGTCGACGGCCCCTTCGCCGAAGCCAAGGAAATGATCGGCGGCTTCTTCCTGCTCACCTGCGACGACCGCGAGCAGGCCTTGGCGCTGGCCGCCGAATGCCCGGCGGCGCAGTGGGCCACGGTCGAGGTGCGCGAGCTGGGGCCCTGTTTCATGTAG